One region of Chryseobacterium sp. SORGH_AS_0447 genomic DNA includes:
- a CDS encoding alpha-amylase — translation MKKRHYLLSVVGLLLVSSCQNNDEIISENHEQSEVHAKIVNVTHHDGRPFSTGTSSSTGKFVAGPGGSVLMQGFYWDVPDGGNWWNTVKSKVTDWSNAGIGAIWLPPASKAQNGAYSMGYDPTDYYDFGNYNQNGSVETRFGSRAELESLITKAHTENMQVYADIVINHNSGGQSEYNPYVGSNTWTNFSGVASGKFPRNYNDFYKNSYGNNDEGAFGGFPDLCHANPYVQDWLWGRDDSVGKYYKNVMKFDGWRFDYVKGFGAWVVNNWNSNVGGFSVGELWDSNVNTLESWANNANSSVFDFAAYYKMDEAFDNGNLNVLNDDMMWKRNPFKAVTFVANHDTDIIYNKMPAYAYILTHEGYPTIFYRDYEEWLSKERLNNLIWIHNNKATGTTSILYTDNDEYIARRNGYNGNPGLVVYINSSSSWQERWIQTNWASQQIKDFTGNSSWYPTTQGDKWVKIQCPPNSYSVWSLNQ, via the coding sequence ATGAAAAAAAGACATTACTTACTTTCAGTAGTCGGTTTGTTGCTGGTCAGCTCCTGTCAGAACAATGATGAAATAATCAGCGAAAACCATGAACAGTCTGAGGTTCATGCTAAAATTGTGAACGTTACCCATCATGACGGCCGGCCGTTCAGTACCGGAACATCTTCTTCCACCGGGAAATTTGTTGCGGGCCCGGGCGGCAGTGTGCTCATGCAGGGCTTTTACTGGGACGTCCCGGATGGCGGGAACTGGTGGAACACTGTAAAATCAAAGGTGACCGACTGGTCGAATGCGGGAATCGGGGCCATCTGGCTTCCGCCGGCTTCCAAAGCGCAGAATGGGGCTTATTCTATGGGATATGACCCTACCGATTATTACGATTTCGGAAACTACAACCAGAACGGAAGTGTGGAAACGCGTTTCGGTTCGAGAGCAGAGCTGGAATCCCTGATTACAAAAGCCCATACCGAAAATATGCAGGTATATGCCGACATCGTGATCAACCACAACAGCGGCGGGCAGTCGGAATACAATCCGTATGTAGGTTCAAATACATGGACTAATTTTTCGGGAGTTGCCTCAGGGAAATTTCCAAGAAACTATAACGATTTTTATAAGAATTCTTACGGAAATAATGATGAGGGGGCTTTCGGTGGATTTCCCGATTTATGCCATGCCAATCCGTATGTGCAGGACTGGCTTTGGGGAAGGGACGATTCGGTAGGAAAATATTATAAGAACGTGATGAAATTTGACGGCTGGCGGTTCGACTACGTTAAAGGCTTCGGGGCCTGGGTAGTAAATAACTGGAATTCCAATGTCGGCGGTTTCTCTGTCGGAGAATTGTGGGATTCCAACGTCAACACCTTAGAATCCTGGGCGAATAATGCCAACAGTTCCGTATTTGACTTCGCTGCCTATTACAAAATGGATGAAGCTTTCGATAACGGAAACCTGAATGTGCTGAATGATGATATGATGTGGAAAAGAAATCCTTTCAAAGCGGTAACCTTTGTAGCGAATCATGATACGGATATTATTTACAATAAAATGCCGGCATATGCGTATATTCTTACCCATGAAGGCTATCCCACAATCTTCTACAGGGATTACGAAGAATGGCTCAGCAAAGAAAGACTAAATAACCTGATCTGGATTCATAATAATAAGGCTACCGGAACGACTTCGATCCTGTATACGGATAATGACGAATATATTGCCCGCAGAAACGGCTACAACGGAAATCCGGGATTGGTAGTATATATCAACAGTTCTTCAAGCTGGCAGGAAAGATGGATCCAAACCAATTGGGCCAGCCAGCAGATCAAGGATTTTACCGGCAACTCGTCCTGGTATCCGACTACGCAGGGAGACAAATGGGTGAAGATCCAGTGTCCGCCGAATTCGTATTCTGTTTGGTCTTTAAATCAGTAA
- the murA gene encoding UDP-N-acetylglucosamine 1-carboxyvinyltransferase translates to MSGTFQIRGGKRLQGEITPQGAKNEALQILCAVLLTDEEVRIKNIPDIHDVNRLIEILGDFGVKVTKNGHGDYTFKSDKVNFDYVKSSEFKKDGAKLRGSIMLMGPMLARYGEAYMPTPGGDKIGRRRLDTHFQGLVELGAEFHYDEEEYFYSLKAKELNGKFILLEEASVTGTANIVMAAALAKGKTRIYNAACEPYLQQLCKMLNRMGANISGIGSNLLTIEGVEYLHGTEHTMLPDMVEIGSWIGLAAMTKSEITIKNVNWNQLGVIPNTFRKLGIELEQSNDDIFIPAQEHYKIQKFIDGSILTISDAPWPGFTPDLLSIILVVATQAKGSLLVHQKMFESRLFFVDKLIDMGAQIILCDPHRATVIGLNQETPLRGTTMVSPDIRAGNALLIAALSAEGKSIIHNIEQIDRGYENIDGRLKAIGADIERI, encoded by the coding sequence ATGAGTGGAACATTTCAGATAAGAGGAGGAAAGAGACTGCAAGGTGAAATCACTCCACAGGGGGCAAAAAACGAAGCCCTTCAGATTCTTTGTGCTGTTTTGCTGACCGATGAGGAAGTAAGAATTAAAAATATTCCGGATATCCACGACGTTAATCGATTAATTGAGATCCTTGGTGACTTCGGCGTGAAGGTTACTAAAAATGGTCACGGGGATTATACTTTCAAATCCGACAAGGTAAATTTTGATTATGTAAAGTCCAGTGAGTTTAAAAAAGACGGCGCTAAGCTGAGAGGTTCGATTATGCTGATGGGTCCGATGCTTGCAAGATACGGGGAGGCCTATATGCCGACTCCCGGAGGTGACAAGATCGGGAGAAGAAGACTCGATACCCATTTTCAGGGATTGGTAGAGCTTGGTGCGGAATTTCATTATGACGAGGAAGAATACTTTTATTCTTTAAAAGCAAAGGAACTCAACGGAAAATTCATCCTTCTGGAAGAAGCTTCCGTAACGGGAACTGCCAATATCGTGATGGCTGCTGCGCTGGCAAAAGGAAAAACAAGAATCTACAATGCCGCGTGCGAACCTTATCTTCAGCAGCTGTGCAAAATGCTGAACAGAATGGGTGCCAATATCTCCGGAATCGGTTCTAATTTATTGACCATCGAAGGCGTAGAATATCTTCACGGAACGGAACACACAATGCTTCCGGATATGGTGGAAATCGGATCATGGATCGGTCTTGCTGCAATGACCAAATCTGAAATCACCATCAAAAATGTAAACTGGAACCAGCTGGGTGTTATCCCGAATACGTTCAGAAAATTGGGGATCGAGCTTGAACAGAGCAATGATGACATTTTTATTCCTGCTCAGGAACATTATAAAATACAGAAATTTATCGACGGATCCATCTTAACGATTTCCGATGCGCCATGGCCGGGATTCACTCCGGACCTGCTGTCTATTATTCTGGTTGTTGCTACCCAGGCTAAAGGAAGCCTTCTGGTGCATCAGAAAATGTTTGAATCGAGATTATTCTTTGTAGATAAATTAATCGATATGGGTGCACAAATTATCCTTTGCGATCCGCACAGGGCAACGGTAATCGGGCTAAACCAGGAAACACCTTTAAGAGGCACAACCATGGTTTCCCCGGATATCAGAGCCGGGAATGCTCTTTTAATCGCTGCTCTTTCCGCAGAAGGAAAATCGATTATCCACAACATCGAACAGATCGACCGGGGGTATGAAAACATCGACGGCAGGCTTAAAGCCATCGGTGCCGATATTGAGAGAATTTAA
- a CDS encoding NIL domain-containing protein, with product MITPNPGLQVLQNTLNLPKKELILEIELNGKMKFEHLMNAIYHQFGICHKVLSANVEYFNGMSFGTVQLYINVYQEDFEQLEYYLNKNKLLNTTVEYTCRKYL from the coding sequence ATGATAACGCCCAATCCCGGACTTCAGGTTTTACAGAATACGCTGAACCTGCCTAAAAAAGAATTGATACTGGAGATAGAACTAAATGGAAAGATGAAGTTCGAACATCTGATGAATGCTATTTACCATCAGTTCGGGATCTGCCACAAAGTGTTGTCGGCCAATGTAGAATATTTTAACGGAATGAGTTTCGGTACGGTTCAGCTGTACATCAATGTTTATCAGGAAGATTTTGAGCAGCTCGAATATTATCTTAATAAAAATAAGCTTTTGAATACCACGGTAGAATATACCTGCCGGAAATATTTATAA
- a CDS encoding DUF4290 domain-containing protein: MEYNTQKTQLHLPEYGRIIQQLVERCKELSSKEERSEMAMGIIDFMGQRNPQLRDEENYKHKLWDHLYILANYDLDVDAPYPFPTKEELEEKPKRMEYPKLQGDFKFYGKSILQLIEKAIELEQGDEKEALIEVIANNMKKSYNVYNKEHVTDDVIFRHLKELSENRLDLTGIDTLEKSKIYYSTNNNNRNNQSNNNRNNNRNNQNNKRRHNNNNNNHNKNRK; the protein is encoded by the coding sequence ATGGAATACAACACCCAAAAAACTCAGCTTCATTTGCCTGAATACGGCAGAATTATACAACAGTTGGTTGAACGTTGCAAAGAGCTTTCCTCAAAAGAAGAAAGAAGTGAAATGGCAATGGGAATCATTGATTTTATGGGTCAGAGAAACCCGCAGCTGCGAGACGAAGAAAATTATAAACATAAACTTTGGGACCACCTCTATATTTTAGCCAATTATGACCTGGATGTAGATGCACCCTACCCTTTTCCTACCAAAGAAGAACTTGAAGAGAAACCTAAAAGAATGGAATATCCCAAACTTCAGGGCGATTTTAAATTTTACGGGAAAAGTATTCTTCAGCTGATCGAAAAAGCAATCGAACTGGAACAGGGCGACGAAAAGGAAGCGCTGATCGAAGTGATTGCCAATAACATGAAGAAGTCTTACAATGTATATAATAAGGAACACGTTACCGATGATGTGATTTTCCGTCATCTGAAGGAACTTTCGGAAAACAGGTTGGACCTTACCGGAATCGACACGCTTGAAAAGAGTAAAATATACTACAGCACCAACAATAACAACCGGAACAACCAAAGTAACAACAACCGGAACAACAACCGGAATAACCAAAACAACAAAAGACGGCACAATAACAACAATAACAATCATAACAAAAACAGAAAGTAG
- a CDS encoding heme-binding domain-containing protein, with the protein MKKVFTVILVAFIIIQFFPIDKKNPAPTPGMDFIRIKNTPPEVASIINRSCYDCHSNETRYPWYANIAPSSWILKNHIDEGRKELNFSTFAVYEPKTQAHKLQECIEMVEKKEMPLESYFIGHQDAKLTDAQRKILTDYFKREKQETERKMSL; encoded by the coding sequence ATGAAAAAAGTATTCACCGTTATTCTCGTAGCTTTCATTATCATCCAGTTTTTTCCGATCGATAAGAAAAATCCGGCCCCAACACCGGGAATGGATTTTATAAGAATAAAAAATACGCCTCCCGAAGTGGCATCCATTATCAACCGCTCGTGTTATGACTGCCATTCCAATGAGACGCGATATCCATGGTATGCCAATATTGCCCCGTCTTCGTGGATTTTAAAAAACCACATCGATGAGGGCAGAAAAGAGCTGAATTTTTCTACTTTTGCAGTTTATGAGCCTAAAACACAGGCACACAAATTGCAGGAATGTATAGAAATGGTGGAGAAAAAGGAAATGCCTCTGGAATCTTACTTTATCGGTCATCAGGATGCTAAACTTACGGATGCGCAAAGAAAGATTCTTACAGATTATTTCAAAAGAGAAAAACAGGAAACTGAACGGAAAATGTCGCTTTAA
- a CDS encoding thiol-disulfide oxidoreductase DCC family protein — protein sequence MEENWQDKHIVFFDGDCGVCNFWVQRILERDKKNRFMFASLQSDFGQKFLSERGLNTKVFNTMYLWKPNRYYLEKSRAVLKIADLLGGVYKLSAIGKLVPKFLSDKVYDKISENRMKLANQKCYLPTPEERKKFIQV from the coding sequence ATGGAAGAGAACTGGCAGGACAAGCACATTGTATTCTTCGACGGAGATTGCGGAGTCTGCAACTTTTGGGTGCAGCGGATTTTGGAGAGAGATAAGAAGAACCGGTTTATGTTTGCTTCTCTTCAATCGGATTTCGGGCAGAAATTTTTATCCGAAAGAGGTTTAAATACAAAGGTTTTCAATACCATGTACCTGTGGAAACCCAACCGGTATTATCTCGAAAAATCAAGGGCTGTACTGAAAATCGCGGATCTGCTGGGTGGAGTTTACAAACTCTCGGCCATCGGAAAACTAGTTCCGAAATTTCTTAGTGACAAGGTTTATGATAAAATTTCCGAAAACCGAATGAAACTGGCTAACCAAAAATGTTATTTACCTACGCCTGAGGAGCGAAAAAAATTTATACAGGTTTGA